A window from Scleropages formosus chromosome 17, fSclFor1.1, whole genome shotgun sequence encodes these proteins:
- the kgd4 gene encoding alpha-ketoglutarate dehydrogenase component 4 isoform X1 has protein sequence MGSKVSGKMAAAGRVIQVVRPHTPLIKFPNRLNIPRPNVQEALKIVIANPPETSAGSHSLRPSAASESRPPEPQRQLPGTPDTAAAVRDFPQRYRRRPLALEEMDYIQRGGPE, from the exons ATGGGGAGCAAAGTCAGTGGCAAAATGGCTGCTGCTGGTAGGGTCATACAG gTAGTACGGCCTCACACCCCTTTAATCAAATTCCCCAATCGCCTGAATATCCCAAGACCTAATG TCCAGGAAGCACTGAAAATCGTCATTGCCAACCCACCAGAAACGTCTGCTGGATCACACAGTTTGCGGCCATCTGCTGCTTCAGAGTCAAGGCCCCCAGAGCCACAGAGGCAGCTCCCTGGAACGCCGGACACTGCTGCAGCAGTCAGAGACTTTCCCCAGAGATATCGCAGAAGACCTCTTGCCTTAGAAGAGATGGACTACATTCAG CGTGGTGGACCAGAATAA
- the kgd4 gene encoding alpha-ketoglutarate dehydrogenase component 4 isoform X2, with protein MGSKVSGKMAAAGRVIQVVRPHTPLIKFPNRLNIPRPNGSTENRHCQPTRNVCWITQFAAICCFRVKAPRATEAAPWNAGHCCSSQRLSPEISQKTSCLRRDGLHSAWWTRIT; from the exons ATGGGGAGCAAAGTCAGTGGCAAAATGGCTGCTGCTGGTAGGGTCATACAG gTAGTACGGCCTCACACCCCTTTAATCAAATTCCCCAATCGCCTGAATATCCCAAGACCTAATG GAAGCACTGAAAATCGTCATTGCCAACCCACCAGAAACGTCTGCTGGATCACACAGTTTGCGGCCATCTGCTGCTTCAGAGTCAAGGCCCCCAGAGCCACAGAGGCAGCTCCCTGGAACGCCGGACACTGCTGCAGCAGTCAGAGACTTTCCCCAGAGATATCGCAGAAGACCTCTTGCCTTAGAAGAGATGGACTACATTCAG CGTGGTGGACCAGAATAACCTGA
- the kgd4 gene encoding alpha-ketoglutarate dehydrogenase component 4 isoform X3 produces the protein MGSKVSGKMAAAGRVIQVVRPHTPLIKFPNRLNIPRPNETSAGSHSLRPSAASESRPPEPQRQLPGTPDTAAAVRDFPQRYRRRPLALEEMDYIQRGGPE, from the exons ATGGGGAGCAAAGTCAGTGGCAAAATGGCTGCTGCTGGTAGGGTCATACAG gTAGTACGGCCTCACACCCCTTTAATCAAATTCCCCAATCGCCTGAATATCCCAAGACCTAATG AAACGTCTGCTGGATCACACAGTTTGCGGCCATCTGCTGCTTCAGAGTCAAGGCCCCCAGAGCCACAGAGGCAGCTCCCTGGAACGCCGGACACTGCTGCAGCAGTCAGAGACTTTCCCCAGAGATATCGCAGAAGACCTCTTGCCTTAGAAGAGATGGACTACATTCAG CGTGGTGGACCAGAATAA
- the pdxp gene encoding pyridoxal phosphate phosphatase isoform X2, with product MAGAVSSRGCQKIRGSQIRDLIDSKHSVLFDCDGVIWNGEKVVAGATEVVSLLKRRGKNVFFVTNNCTRPREKYVQKFSRLGFADVAQEEIFSSAYCSALYLRDVAKVQEGKVFVIGGDGVYEELRDAGVPFVEGDVDDSGMTIVDCPLEADVKAVLVGYDDKLSFLKLAKACCYLQNGECLFLATDPDPWHLLREGRVTPGSGSLTAALETATGRKATVIGKPSRFMFECIASQFGVDPAQSLMEAQGYKDSDAPDKKDYVPDYVVDSIADFLPLLEDDD from the exons ATGGCAGGAGCTGTGAGCAGCAGGGGTTGCCAGAAGATCAGAGGCTCTCAGATACGCGACCTCATAGACTCGAAGCACAGCGTGCTTTTCGACTGCGACGGAGTGATCTGGAACGGGGAGAAGGTGGTTGCCGGGGCGACCGAGGTGGTGAGTTTGTTGAAGAGGCGAGGCAAGAACGTGTTCTTCGTCACGAACAATTGCACCAGGCCCAGGGAGAAATACGTGCAGAAGTTTTCCCGGCTGGGATTCGCAGACGTGGCGCAGGAGGAGATCTTCAGCTCGGCGTATTGCTCGGCGCTCTACCTGCGCGACGTGGCCAAAGTGCAGGAGGGGAAGGTGTTCGTGATCGGCGGGGATGGCGTCTACGAGGAGCTGCGCGATGCCGGCGTGCCCTTCGTGGAGGGGGATGTCGACGATTCCGGCATGACCATAGTCGACTGCCCGTTAGAGGCGGACGTGAAGGCCGTCCTCGTTGGGTATGACGACAAGCTGAGTTTCTTGAAACTGGCCAAAGCCTGCTGCTACCTGCAGAACGGCGAGTGTCTCTTCCTGGCCACGGACCCGGATCCCTGGCATCTGCTGCGGGAGGGGCGGGTAACTCCGG GTTCTGGCAGCCTCACGGCAGCCCTGGAGACGGCGACCGGCCGCAAGGCCACGGTCATTGGGAAGCCAAGTCGCTTCATGTTTGAGTGCATTGCCAGCCAGTTTGGCGTCGATCCTGCCCAGTCACTCATG GAGGCGCAGGGGTACAAAGACAGCGACGCTCCTGACAAGAAAGACTATGTCCCCGACTATGTAGTGGACAGCATCGCTGACTTTCTGCCTCTGCTGGAGGACGATGACTGA
- the pdxp gene encoding pyridoxal phosphate phosphatase isoform X1, with protein MAGAVSSRGCQKIRGSQIRDLIDSKHSVLFDCDGVIWNGEKVVAGATEVVSLLKRRGKNVFFVTNNCTRPREKYVQKFSRLGFADVAQEEIFSSAYCSALYLRDVAKVQEGKVFVIGGDGVYEELRDAGVPFVEGDVDDSGMTIVDCPLEADVKAVLVGYDDKLSFLKLAKACCYLQNGECLFLATDPDPWHLLREGRVTPGSGSLTAALETATGRKATVIGKPSRFMFECIASQFGVDPAQSLMVGDRLETDILFGANCGMETLLTLTGVSTLQEAQGYKDSDAPDKKDYVPDYVVDSIADFLPLLEDDD; from the exons ATGGCAGGAGCTGTGAGCAGCAGGGGTTGCCAGAAGATCAGAGGCTCTCAGATACGCGACCTCATAGACTCGAAGCACAGCGTGCTTTTCGACTGCGACGGAGTGATCTGGAACGGGGAGAAGGTGGTTGCCGGGGCGACCGAGGTGGTGAGTTTGTTGAAGAGGCGAGGCAAGAACGTGTTCTTCGTCACGAACAATTGCACCAGGCCCAGGGAGAAATACGTGCAGAAGTTTTCCCGGCTGGGATTCGCAGACGTGGCGCAGGAGGAGATCTTCAGCTCGGCGTATTGCTCGGCGCTCTACCTGCGCGACGTGGCCAAAGTGCAGGAGGGGAAGGTGTTCGTGATCGGCGGGGATGGCGTCTACGAGGAGCTGCGCGATGCCGGCGTGCCCTTCGTGGAGGGGGATGTCGACGATTCCGGCATGACCATAGTCGACTGCCCGTTAGAGGCGGACGTGAAGGCCGTCCTCGTTGGGTATGACGACAAGCTGAGTTTCTTGAAACTGGCCAAAGCCTGCTGCTACCTGCAGAACGGCGAGTGTCTCTTCCTGGCCACGGACCCGGATCCCTGGCATCTGCTGCGGGAGGGGCGGGTAACTCCGG GTTCTGGCAGCCTCACGGCAGCCCTGGAGACGGCGACCGGCCGCAAGGCCACGGTCATTGGGAAGCCAAGTCGCTTCATGTTTGAGTGCATTGCCAGCCAGTTTGGCGTCGATCCTGCCCAGTCACTCATGGTCGGTGACCGTCTGGAAACGGACATCCTCTTCGGGGCCAACTGTGGTATGGAGACCCTGCTCACTCTCACCGGGGTGTCCACATTGCAGGAGGCGCAGGGGTACAAAGACAGCGACGCTCCTGACAAGAAAGACTATGTCCCCGACTATGTAGTGGACAGCATCGCTGACTTTCTGCCTCTGCTGGAGGACGATGACTGA